From the genome of Geminocystis herdmanii PCC 6308, one region includes:
- a CDS encoding protein adenylyltransferase SelO, which translates to MITNPFLSLEYEMAMENLGDDYYEEVTPAEFPQHILRFVNENLLPVMGIDKDSVTDNDWIEAFGKFQGIRPCLALKYHGYQFGAYNPQLGDGRGFLYGQIRGKDGFLYDFGTKGSGRTPYSRQADGRLTLKGGVREVIAGEALYRLGVNTSRCLSLIETGESLWRGDEPSPTRSAVMVRFSKSHIRFGSFERLYYLQRHDLIKNLLDHVIYYYYPHLTSSDHPYIDFYRELVQRVALLSAQWMSAGFCHGVLNTDNMSITGESFDYGPYAFINTYDANFTAAYFDYGGRYSYGNQPLICRWNLELLQKPLSLVIPFESLQAGLSHYDLYYDQFYHTLMVKKLGFENLAQNLGKKLVTATIDLLKESQYSYHQFFADLASQFNYGWHENPDLILENTEIRSTHLHSWRLLYHRALENFVREELDEIKDRLDRSNPSIVPVRSIIEAVWHPIAEEDNWQPFYDLLEQFKY; encoded by the coding sequence ATGATAACAAATCCTTTTCTCTCCCTTGAATATGAAATGGCTATGGAAAACTTAGGAGATGATTACTATGAAGAAGTTACTCCAGCAGAATTTCCCCAACATATATTAAGATTTGTAAATGAGAATCTATTACCTGTCATGGGCATAGACAAAGATAGTGTCACCGATAATGATTGGATAGAAGCCTTCGGAAAGTTTCAAGGAATTAGACCTTGTTTAGCATTAAAATATCATGGTTATCAATTTGGTGCTTATAATCCTCAATTGGGAGATGGTAGAGGATTTCTCTATGGGCAAATTAGGGGAAAAGATGGCTTCTTATATGATTTTGGCACAAAAGGATCGGGAAGAACTCCCTATTCTCGCCAAGCCGATGGGCGACTAACTTTGAAGGGAGGAGTCAGAGAAGTTATTGCAGGAGAAGCATTATATCGTTTAGGGGTGAATACTTCCCGTTGTCTTTCTTTGATTGAAACGGGAGAATCTTTATGGCGAGGAGACGAACCTTCTCCCACTCGTAGCGCTGTGATGGTAAGATTCAGTAAATCTCATATTCGTTTCGGTAGTTTTGAGAGACTGTATTATTTACAGCGTCATGATTTAATCAAAAATCTTTTAGATCATGTAATTTATTATTATTATCCCCATTTAACAAGTTCTGATCATCCTTACATCGATTTTTATCGGGAGTTAGTGCAAAGGGTGGCTTTATTAAGCGCGCAGTGGATGAGTGCGGGTTTTTGTCATGGTGTTCTCAATACTGATAATATGTCTATTACAGGAGAGAGTTTTGATTATGGCCCTTATGCCTTTATTAATACTTATGATGCTAACTTTACGGCGGCTTATTTTGACTACGGCGGTAGATATAGTTATGGTAATCAACCCTTAATTTGTCGTTGGAATTTGGAATTGTTACAAAAGCCTTTATCGTTGGTGATACCCTTTGAGAGTTTACAGGCAGGATTATCCCATTATGATCTTTATTATGATCAATTTTATCATACTTTGATGGTAAAAAAACTAGGATTTGAAAATTTAGCTCAAAATTTAGGGAAAAAGTTAGTTACGGCAACGATCGATTTATTAAAAGAAAGTCAGTATAGTTATCATCAATTTTTTGCAGATTTAGCTTCACAATTTAATTATGGTTGGCATGAAAATCCTGATTTAATCTTAGAAAATACAGAAATTCGATCGACTCATTTACATTCTTGGAGGCTATTATATCATCGGGCTTTAGAGAATTTTGTTAGGGAAGAATTAGATGAGATTAAAGATAGGCTCGATCGATCTAATCCTTCGATTGTACCAGTTCGATCGATAATTGAAGCAGTGTGGCATCCTATAGCAGAGGAAGATAATTGGCAACCTTTTTATGATTTATTAGAACAATTTAAGTATTAA
- a CDS encoding serine/threonine-protein kinase, protein MQIYCLNPECNYLNLDTHTYCQKCNSSLRLDDRYGAIKEIGRGGFAKTFLAIDYSNKNLSRCVIKQFLPSLQNPNHKNWQMFKEEVTRLKMLNSYVQIPQLIDFIKQENRYYIIQEFIDGENLEDELIKEGVFNEEIIIKLLKNVLAILKEVHLLNIIHRDIKPQNIIRRIDNQTFYLVDFGASKLLDKEDKCKTATVIGSAEYVAPEQARGKTVFASDLYSLGVTCIHLLTNRSSFDLIDLNNQWIWEEYLTKKISRDLKKILNKMISFSLNTRYQKVEEVIKDLDNLDKRKLRLSWQTLTTFGILGSIVLILINKLDLFPPVIPVDDSPPVIPIDNSTPVDESPTNVEKPINNIPSKSVEILEKEAMESLMLLTDIQDKYFSQNGKFLEKNLYLPFASGHLFRIQKLDDRHIAIIALATENNLRNFVVMIWGGKPDLPENREKTKNYKPKNDDWGVLASPNMSFSKVKTPQNTIRFNYCETEKPIAKFPNFSNVKLTDSLPLSYQELSCPEGYVYSLLFLEIMSKKTAEIPPAIIYDIDGENLRIKK, encoded by the coding sequence ATGCAGATTTATTGTCTTAATCCAGAGTGTAATTATCTTAACTTGGATACTCACACTTATTGTCAAAAGTGTAATTCTAGTTTACGGCTTGACGATCGATATGGTGCAATCAAAGAGATTGGTAGGGGAGGATTTGCTAAAACTTTTTTAGCTATTGATTATAGTAATAAAAATTTATCTCGTTGTGTAATTAAACAATTTTTGCCTTCTTTGCAAAATCCAAATCATAAAAATTGGCAGATGTTTAAAGAAGAAGTAACTCGTTTAAAAATGCTTAATTCTTATGTACAAATTCCCCAATTAATTGATTTTATTAAGCAGGAAAATAGATATTATATTATTCAGGAATTTATTGATGGTGAAAACTTAGAAGATGAATTAATTAAAGAGGGTGTTTTTAATGAAGAAATAATTATTAAATTACTGAAAAATGTCTTAGCTATTCTTAAAGAAGTTCATTTGCTTAATATTATTCATCGAGATATAAAACCTCAAAATATTATTAGAAGAATTGATAATCAAACTTTTTATTTAGTGGATTTTGGAGCATCAAAATTATTAGATAAAGAAGATAAATGTAAAACGGCGACGGTTATTGGCAGTGCGGAATATGTTGCACCAGAACAAGCTAGGGGAAAAACTGTTTTTGCTAGTGATTTATATAGTTTAGGAGTAACTTGTATTCATTTATTGACAAATCGATCGAGCTTTGATTTAATTGACTTAAATAATCAGTGGATTTGGGAAGAATATTTAACAAAAAAAATTAGTAGGGATTTAAAAAAAATTCTCAATAAAATGATCTCTTTTTCTCTGAATACAAGGTATCAAAAAGTAGAAGAAGTTATTAAAGATTTAGATAATTTAGACAAAAGAAAACTAAGATTATCATGGCAAACTCTGACAACTTTTGGTATCTTAGGCTCGATCGTTCTTATACTGATAAATAAGTTAGATTTATTCCCTCCAGTTATCCCCGTTGATGATTCTCCCCCCGTAATTCCCATTGATAATTCGACTCCTGTAGATGAATCTCCTACCAATGTGGAAAAACCTATTAATAATATACCTTCAAAAAGTGTCGAAATTCTTGAAAAAGAAGCGATGGAAAGTTTAATGTTATTAACAGATATTCAAGATAAATACTTTAGTCAAAATGGTAAATTTTTAGAGAAAAATCTTTATTTACCTTTTGCTAGTGGACATTTATTTAGAATACAAAAATTGGACGATCGACATATAGCAATTATAGCCTTAGCAACGGAAAATAATTTGAGAAATTTTGTCGTAATGATTTGGGGGGGTAAACCAGATTTACCAGAAAACAGGGAAAAAACGAAGAATTATAAACCTAAAAATGATGATTGGGGGGTGTTAGCTAGTCCAAATATGAGCTTTAGTAAAGTAAAAACTCCTCAGAATACCATCAGATTTAACTATTGTGAAACAGAAAAACCGATAGCAAAATTTCCTAACTTTAGCAATGTTAAATTGACAGATTCTTTACCCTTATCTTATCAAGAATTATCTTGTCCTGAAGGCTATGTTTATTCTTTATTGTTTCTCGAAATAATGAGTAAAAAAACGGCAGAAATTCCTCCAGCAATTATCTATGATATAGATGGAGAAAATTTGCGCATCAAAAAATAG
- a CDS encoding Uma2 family endonuclease — MYQQENPPISPKETLPTMYDLPSETLEDEGLPDEFHLIQPTLLNSTFVPPDYSENEIFVASDLNLYYNPSHPQWYKRPDWFGVLGGTRLYDNRELRLSYVAWQETIQPYVVIEFISPSTEGEDLGKTLWNRSKPPTKWIVYEQLLRIPYYFVFNRYTDEFQGFGLMMNRYQRLSKQDKGFWLAEAKMGLGLWQGHYQGIDRTWLRWYDEQGNWIPTPLETQKQLTQQEKQRAEEERQRADKAELEIQKLRELLKQSGVDIPE; from the coding sequence ATGTATCAACAAGAAAATCCCCCTATTTCTCCGAAAGAGACATTACCCACCATGTACGATTTACCTAGTGAAACATTGGAGGATGAAGGTTTGCCAGACGAGTTTCATTTAATTCAACCCACATTATTAAATTCCACTTTTGTGCCTCCCGATTACTCCGAAAATGAGATTTTTGTCGCTAGTGATTTAAACTTATACTATAATCCTTCCCATCCTCAATGGTATAAACGCCCTGATTGGTTTGGGGTTTTAGGCGGTACAAGACTATATGATAATAGAGAATTAAGATTAAGTTATGTCGCTTGGCAAGAGACAATACAACCTTATGTCGTTATTGAGTTTATTTCCCCCAGCACAGAAGGGGAAGATTTAGGGAAAACTTTGTGGAATAGAAGTAAACCTCCTACCAAATGGATTGTTTATGAGCAACTTTTGAGAATACCTTATTATTTTGTCTTTAATCGTTACACTGATGAGTTTCAAGGTTTTGGGTTGATGATGAATCGTTATCAACGGTTATCGAAACAAGATAAAGGATTTTGGTTAGCTGAAGCAAAGATGGGTTTAGGGTTATGGCAAGGACATTATCAAGGGATCGATCGAACTTGGCTACGATGGTATGATGAACAAGGAAACTGGATTCCTACCCCTCTGGAAACACAAAAACAACTTACCCAGCAGGAAAAACAACGTGCTGAGGAAGAAAGACAACGTGCTGATAAAGCAGAGTTAGAGATTCAAAAACTAAGGGAATTATTAAAACAATCTGGTGTTGATATTCCAGAATAA
- a CDS encoding helix-turn-helix domain-containing protein, giving the protein MHRAIKVRLYPTNEQAQKLSQVMGCARWWYNYALSLCNEKYKSRRYQNDKDG; this is encoded by the coding sequence ATGCACAGAGCAATAAAAGTAAGGTTATACCCAACAAATGAACAAGCCCAAAAACTTAGTCAAGTTATGGGCTGTGCTAGATGGTGGTATAATTACGCTCTAAGCCTGTGTAACGAAAAATATAAGAGCCGAAGGTATCAGAATGATAAAGACGGATAG
- a CDS encoding LysR family transcriptional regulator, with the protein MIHATLHQLKVFETTARLGSFTKAAEELDITQPTVSSQVKQLTKTVGLPLFEQIGKQLYLTEAGKELLTTCQDVFTQLDNFEMKIADLKGTKEGKLSLSVITTATYFIPRILGSFCLLYPDIDISLQVTNHKQIQERMLNNQDDLYILSQPPSEIDLKSQPFIDNPLVVIAKQDHPLVDSKRIPLEMLESYPFIMREFGSGTRKAVQNLFNEHGINVRVRLELGSNEAIKQAVLGGLGISVLSKHTLTFASHEDLAVLDVENFPIPRHWYISHLAGKQLSVIAQTFLDFLIDRTQLMEV; encoded by the coding sequence TTGATTCACGCTACTTTACATCAATTAAAGGTATTTGAAACCACCGCACGACTGGGAAGTTTTACCAAAGCGGCAGAAGAATTAGACATAACCCAACCCACGGTATCAAGTCAGGTTAAACAGTTAACAAAAACCGTAGGATTACCATTATTTGAGCAAATTGGGAAACAACTTTATCTCACGGAAGCAGGAAAAGAATTATTGACAACCTGCCAAGATGTTTTTACTCAATTAGATAATTTTGAGATGAAAATTGCCGATTTAAAAGGCACAAAGGAAGGAAAATTGAGTTTATCAGTTATTACCACGGCTACTTATTTTATTCCTCGTATTTTAGGCTCTTTTTGTTTGCTTTATCCCGATATTGATATTTCTTTGCAGGTGACTAACCATAAACAGATACAGGAGAGAATGTTAAATAATCAAGATGATTTATATATTTTAAGTCAACCACCTTCAGAAATTGATCTTAAAAGTCAACCGTTTATTGATAATCCGTTGGTAGTTATAGCTAAACAAGATCATCCGTTGGTAGATAGTAAACGAATACCCCTTGAGATGTTAGAAAGTTATCCTTTTATTATGCGAGAATTTGGTTCTGGTACTCGTAAAGCGGTACAAAATTTATTTAATGAGCATGGTATTAATGTGAGGGTGAGATTAGAATTGGGTAGTAATGAGGCGATAAAACAAGCTGTTTTGGGGGGTTTAGGAATTTCGGTGTTATCAAAACATACTTTAACTTTTGCTTCTCATGAGGATTTAGCTGTTTTGGATGTGGAAAATTTCCCTATTCCTCGTCATTGGTATATATCCCATTTAGCGGGAAAACAATTATCGGTTATTGCTCAAACTTTTTTAGATTTTTTGATCGATCGAACTCAATTAATGGAAGTATAA